One genomic window of Pseudokineococcus lusitanus includes the following:
- a CDS encoding glycerol-3-phosphate dehydrogenase/oxidase, translating into MSTSTTTATSRQVGPSTALSPASRTEALRRMRSETLDVLVVGGGVTGAGAALDAASRGLTVGVLERRDWAAGTSSRASKLIHGGLRYLEMLDFHLVHEALRERGLLVDRLAPHLVHPVPFLFPLEKQWQRFYIGAGIALYDGMAGVLGRTGGEGRRTVPLHRHMTRKGLHRRFRDFRRDAAVGAIQYWDAKVDDARLVHVLVRTAVGHGALAAARTQVVGYLEEGGRVVGVRAVDLESGEEIAVRARHVVGATGVWTDEIQELFRTRGLEVRASKGVHIIVPKEAVDGESGLILRTEKSVLFVIPWETHWVIGTTDTPWDLEKDHPVATSEDIEYLLDHANAVLSRPLSRDDVIGVYTGLRPLLQPTAKGDLPGEGGEKGGKGGGDPTTTTKVSREHTVATLRPGLTVVAGGKYTTYRVMARDVVDAALADAAPGDRPAGPSLTADLPLAGADGYGVRWAQRSRIAAERGWSVERVEHLLHRYGSLLDEVLALVDADPSLGEPLEGAEHYLRVEALYAATHEGALHVEDVLTRRTRLSYEQADRGTASARAVADLLAGPLGWDAAQVAEEVASYLARVEAERAAEVEDDDAAAERRRLEAPDIRPDVPVTSAGGPAAA; encoded by the coding sequence ATGAGCACGAGCACCACCACGGCCACCAGCCGGCAGGTCGGCCCGAGCACCGCCCTGTCCCCCGCCTCCCGCACCGAGGCGCTGCGGCGCATGCGCTCGGAGACCCTCGACGTCCTCGTCGTCGGCGGCGGCGTCACGGGCGCCGGCGCGGCGCTGGACGCGGCGAGCCGCGGCCTCACGGTCGGCGTCCTCGAGCGGCGCGACTGGGCGGCCGGCACCTCGAGCCGCGCCAGCAAGCTCATCCACGGCGGCCTGCGGTACCTCGAGATGCTCGACTTCCACCTCGTCCACGAGGCGCTCCGCGAGCGCGGGCTCCTCGTCGACCGGCTGGCCCCGCACCTCGTGCACCCCGTGCCCTTCCTCTTCCCGCTCGAGAAGCAGTGGCAGCGCTTCTACATCGGCGCCGGCATCGCGCTCTACGACGGCATGGCCGGCGTGCTCGGCCGCACCGGCGGCGAGGGCCGCCGCACCGTCCCGCTGCACCGGCACATGACCCGCAAGGGCCTGCACCGCCGCTTCCGCGACTTCCGCCGCGACGCCGCCGTCGGCGCCATCCAGTACTGGGACGCCAAGGTCGACGACGCCCGCCTCGTGCACGTGCTCGTCCGCACGGCCGTCGGCCACGGCGCCCTCGCGGCCGCCCGCACGCAGGTCGTCGGCTACCTCGAGGAGGGCGGGCGCGTCGTCGGCGTGCGCGCCGTCGACCTGGAGTCCGGCGAGGAGATCGCCGTGCGCGCCCGACACGTCGTCGGCGCCACGGGCGTCTGGACGGACGAGATCCAGGAGCTCTTCCGCACCCGCGGCCTCGAGGTCCGCGCCTCCAAGGGCGTGCACATCATCGTGCCGAAGGAGGCCGTCGACGGGGAGTCCGGCCTCATCCTCCGCACGGAGAAGAGCGTCCTATTCGTCATCCCGTGGGAGACGCACTGGGTCATCGGCACGACCGACACCCCGTGGGACCTCGAGAAGGACCACCCCGTGGCCACGAGCGAGGACATCGAGTACCTCCTCGACCACGCGAACGCCGTGCTCTCCCGGCCGCTCTCGCGCGACGACGTCATCGGCGTCTACACGGGCCTGCGCCCGCTGCTCCAGCCGACCGCGAAGGGCGACCTGCCCGGCGAGGGCGGGGAGAAGGGCGGCAAGGGCGGCGGCGACCCGACGACGACCACGAAGGTGTCGCGCGAGCACACCGTGGCCACCCTGCGCCCCGGCCTCACGGTCGTGGCGGGCGGCAAGTACACGACGTACCGGGTCATGGCCCGCGACGTCGTCGACGCCGCCCTGGCCGACGCGGCCCCCGGCGACCGCCCGGCCGGCCCGTCGCTGACGGCGGACCTCCCGCTCGCGGGCGCCGACGGCTACGGCGTCCGCTGGGCGCAGCGCAGCCGGATCGCGGCCGAGCGCGGCTGGTCGGTCGAGCGGGTCGAGCACCTGCTCCACCGCTACGGCTCGCTCCTCGACGAGGTGCTCGCGCTCGTCGACGCCGACCCCTCCCTCGGCGAGCCCCTCGAGGGCGCGGAGCACTACCTCCGCGTCGAGGCGCTCTACGCCGCGACGCACGAGGGGGCCCTCCACGTCGAGGACGTCCTCACCCGCCGCACCCGGCTCTCCTACGAGCAGGCCGACCGGGGGACGGCGAGCGCCCGCGCCGTCGCCGACCTCCTCGCCGGCCCGCTCGGCTGGGACGCCGCGCAGGTCGCGGAGGAGGTCGCCAGCTACCTCGCCCGCGTCGAGGCCGAGCGCGCCGCCGAGGTGGAGGACGACGACGCCGCCGCCGAGCGCCGCCGCCTCGAGGCGCCGGACATCCGCCCGGACGTGCCCGTCACGTCCGCCGGGGGCCCCGCCGCGGCCTGA
- a CDS encoding thiamine-binding protein gives MLVAFSVAPQAGDSLAGAVAAAVRVVRESGLPNRTDAMFTTVEGSWDEVMDVVRRATEAVGQHAGPDARLSLVLKADIRPGRSGELQGKVDRLEAAVVEAAPGPTSAPGAP, from the coding sequence GTGCTCGTCGCCTTCTCCGTCGCCCCGCAGGCCGGTGACTCCCTCGCGGGAGCCGTCGCCGCGGCCGTGCGGGTCGTGCGGGAGAGCGGGCTGCCGAACCGGACCGACGCGATGTTCACGACGGTCGAGGGCAGCTGGGACGAGGTCATGGACGTCGTCCGCCGCGCCACCGAGGCGGTCGGGCAGCACGCCGGCCCCGACGCCCGCCTCTCCCTCGTGCTGAAGGCGGACATCCGCCCCGGCCGCTCGGGCGAGCTCCAGGGCAAGGTCGACCGCCTCGAGGCGGCCGTCGTCGAGGCGGCCCCCGGGCCGACCTCCGCCCCCGGCGCCCCGTAG
- a CDS encoding MIP/aquaporin family protein: MAPSLADVFLSEVLGTATLTLLGCGVVANALLARTKGFAGGPLFINFGWGLAVFAGVYVAYASGAHLNPAVTIGLLVSGSDYAPGVEATLGSTLVYFSAEMIGGFLGAVVCWLAYKKHFDATEDGSLKLAVFSTGPEIRSYPWNVLTEVIATFVLVLVILLFGRTPAALGAIPVALLVVGIGASLGGPTGYAINPARDLGPRIAHALLPIPGKGGSDWAYAWVPVVGPVIGGALAGVVFYAFPVLS, encoded by the coding sequence ATGGCACCGTCCCTGGCCGACGTCTTCCTGTCCGAGGTGCTGGGCACCGCGACGCTCACGCTGCTCGGCTGCGGCGTGGTCGCGAACGCCCTGCTCGCCCGGACCAAGGGCTTCGCCGGCGGCCCCCTGTTCATCAACTTCGGCTGGGGCCTCGCGGTCTTCGCCGGCGTCTACGTGGCGTACGCCTCGGGCGCGCACCTCAACCCGGCCGTCACCATCGGCCTCCTCGTGTCCGGCAGCGACTACGCCCCCGGCGTCGAGGCCACGCTGGGCAGCACCCTCGTGTACTTCTCCGCGGAGATGATCGGCGGCTTCCTCGGCGCCGTCGTCTGCTGGCTGGCGTACAAGAAGCACTTCGACGCGACCGAGGACGGCTCGCTCAAGCTGGCGGTCTTCTCCACCGGTCCCGAGATCCGCAGCTACCCGTGGAACGTCCTCACCGAGGTGATCGCGACGTTCGTGCTCGTCCTCGTCATCCTCCTCTTCGGCCGCACCCCCGCCGCGCTCGGCGCGATCCCCGTCGCCCTGCTCGTCGTCGGCATCGGCGCCTCCCTCGGCGGGCCCACGGGCTACGCCATCAACCCGGCCCGCGACCTCGGCCCGCGCATCGCGCACGCGCTGCTCCCCATCCCGGGCAAGGGCGGGTCGGACTGGGCGTACGCCTGGGTGCCCGTCGTCGGCCCGGTCATCGGCGGCGCCCTCGCCGGCGTCGTCTTCTACGCCTTCCCCGTCCTCTCCTGA
- the mce gene encoding methylmalonyl-CoA epimerase, protein MSTEDGAARPAVADVLGGGPAPQLLGLDHVGVATADLAAALDLHVRVLGMRVVHEETNEEQGVHEVMLVVGPLDDGPRVQLLAPTGAGSPVARFLDRRGPGLQQVAYRVRDVAAATAALTAAGLRVLPPAVRTGTAGSRVAFVHPADAGGVLVELVEHVPDAPDASDAGDARDGRDAGAPA, encoded by the coding sequence ATGAGCACCGAGGACGGGGCGGCACGCCCTGCCGTGGCGGACGTCCTGGGCGGCGGGCCCGCGCCGCAGCTGCTCGGCCTCGACCACGTCGGCGTGGCCACGGCCGACCTCGCCGCGGCCCTCGACCTCCACGTCCGGGTGCTGGGGATGCGGGTCGTCCACGAGGAGACCAACGAGGAGCAGGGCGTCCACGAGGTGATGCTCGTCGTCGGGCCGCTCGACGACGGCCCCCGCGTCCAGCTGCTCGCCCCGACCGGTGCCGGCTCGCCCGTCGCCCGCTTCCTCGACCGCCGCGGGCCCGGGCTCCAGCAGGTCGCCTACCGCGTGCGCGACGTCGCCGCCGCCACCGCCGCCCTCACGGCCGCGGGGCTGCGGGTCCTCCCCCCGGCCGTGCGCACGGGGACGGCCGGCAGCCGCGTCGCCTTCGTCCACCCGGCCGACGCGGGCGGGGTGCTCGTCGAGCTCGTCGAGCACGTCCCCGACGCCCCGGACGCCTCGGACGCCGGGGACGCCCGGGACGGCCGCGACGCCGGGGCGCCGGCGTGA
- a CDS encoding MFS transporter, with amino-acid sequence MTAAGPTAATRRRNPLAAPHPAPRLPDDEVARRYPRLRVQVFAGIFIGYAAYYLIRNNVPLVATLLRDEQGFSAVGLGIITNAVLVAYGLSKFLSAMVSDRSDARLFLPVGLALSAVANLVVGLVPAVSASVALLAVVMVVNGWFQGMGWPPSGRVLVHWFSTGERGRRTALWNVAHNVGGAGSGALAGLAVAWFGGYRAAFWFPALVCLVLAVVAYVLLRDRPEAVGLPRIEEHRSDPAPVDTEAEDAGLSSWQVVRRHVLRNRTMVNLALANVFVYMLRYGVLVWAPVYLADVRGASLGEGIAGFSLFELAGIPGTLLCGWVSDRVFRGRRTPAGVLFLGGVAAAVAVYWLSPVDGPLWVSYAALVVIGGLIYGPVMLIGLQALDLSPRHVAGTAAGFTGLFGYVLGATLASTGIGLSVTAFGWDTTFVLILVGVAVAVGFLLLVGRDETALRARRAATPTT; translated from the coding sequence ATGACCGCAGCAGGACCCACGGCCGCCACCCGCCGCCGCAACCCCCTCGCCGCGCCGCACCCGGCGCCGCGCCTGCCCGACGACGAGGTCGCCCGCCGCTACCCGCGGCTGCGCGTCCAGGTCTTCGCGGGCATCTTCATCGGCTACGCCGCGTACTACCTCATCCGCAACAACGTCCCGCTCGTCGCGACCCTGCTGCGCGACGAGCAGGGCTTCTCCGCCGTCGGGCTCGGCATCATCACCAACGCCGTCCTCGTCGCCTACGGGCTGTCGAAGTTCCTCTCCGCCATGGTGTCCGACCGCAGCGACGCCCGGTTGTTCCTGCCGGTCGGGCTGGCGCTGTCCGCCGTCGCCAACCTCGTCGTGGGCCTCGTCCCGGCCGTCTCGGCGAGCGTGGCGCTGCTCGCGGTCGTCATGGTCGTCAACGGCTGGTTCCAGGGCATGGGGTGGCCGCCCAGCGGCCGCGTCCTCGTCCACTGGTTCTCGACCGGCGAGCGCGGGCGCCGCACGGCGCTGTGGAACGTCGCGCACAACGTCGGCGGCGCCGGCTCGGGCGCGCTGGCCGGCCTGGCCGTCGCCTGGTTCGGCGGCTACCGCGCCGCCTTCTGGTTCCCCGCGCTCGTCTGCCTCGTCCTCGCCGTCGTCGCCTACGTGCTGCTGCGCGACCGCCCCGAGGCCGTCGGCCTCCCGCGGATCGAGGAGCACCGCTCCGACCCCGCCCCCGTCGACACCGAGGCTGAGGACGCCGGGCTCAGCAGCTGGCAGGTCGTCCGCCGGCACGTGCTCCGCAACCGGACGATGGTCAACCTCGCGCTCGCCAACGTCTTCGTCTACATGCTCCGCTACGGCGTCCTCGTGTGGGCCCCCGTCTACCTCGCGGACGTGCGCGGCGCGAGCCTGGGCGAGGGCATCGCGGGGTTCTCGCTCTTCGAGCTCGCGGGCATCCCGGGCACGCTGCTCTGCGGGTGGGTGAGCGACCGCGTGTTCCGTGGTCGTCGGACCCCCGCCGGCGTCCTCTTCCTCGGCGGCGTCGCCGCGGCCGTCGCCGTCTACTGGCTGTCCCCCGTCGACGGGCCGCTGTGGGTCTCCTACGCGGCGCTCGTCGTCATCGGCGGCCTCATCTACGGGCCCGTCATGCTCATCGGCCTGCAGGCCCTCGACCTCAGCCCGCGGCACGTCGCGGGCACCGCCGCCGGCTTCACCGGGCTCTTCGGCTACGTGCTCGGCGCCACCCTCGCCAGCACCGGCATCGGCCTGTCGGTCACCGCCTTCGGGTGGGACACGACCTTCGTGCTGATCCTCGTCGGCGTCGCCGTGGCCGTCGGCTTCCTGCTCCTCGTGGGCCGCGACGAGACGGCGCTCCGCGCCCGTCGGGCCGCGACGCCCACGACCTGA
- a CDS encoding tetratricopeptide repeat protein → MSQRSGRPRPGGAPAGPGFDVRGAVDLSGLGRPAPAPAAAGPAGGGGAEGGASGLVVAVTEANFREVVEGSTSVPVVVVLSSPRAQGAADLAADLRAAVAADAGRWLLAEVDADASPQIAAAFQVQTVPAVLALVAGQPVPLFQGVLPAEQVRQYLDALLDLAQRQGVTGRLDGGAGDGAEDEGPIEPPLPPLHQEAYDAIERDDLDAAADAYRRALAEAPADEDARLGLAQVELLRRTSGVDLQQARAAAAADAADVDAALLVADLDVLGGHVEDAFRRLVATVRATSGDERDRVRVRLVELFEVVGAADPRVVAARRALASALF, encoded by the coding sequence ATGAGCCAGCGCAGCGGCCGACCCCGCCCGGGCGGCGCCCCCGCCGGGCCGGGCTTCGACGTGCGGGGGGCCGTGGACCTCTCCGGCCTCGGCCGCCCGGCGCCCGCGCCCGCCGCGGCGGGCCCGGCGGGCGGCGGCGGCGCCGAGGGCGGGGCGTCCGGCCTCGTCGTCGCGGTGACGGAGGCGAACTTCCGCGAGGTCGTCGAGGGCTCGACGTCGGTGCCCGTCGTCGTCGTCCTGTCCTCGCCCCGCGCGCAGGGCGCCGCCGACCTCGCCGCCGACCTGCGGGCGGCGGTGGCCGCCGACGCCGGCCGCTGGCTGCTCGCCGAGGTGGACGCCGACGCGAGCCCGCAGATCGCCGCGGCCTTCCAGGTGCAGACGGTGCCGGCCGTCCTCGCCCTCGTGGCCGGCCAGCCCGTGCCCCTCTTCCAGGGGGTGCTGCCGGCCGAGCAGGTGCGCCAGTACCTCGACGCGCTGCTCGACCTGGCCCAGCGCCAGGGCGTCACGGGCCGCCTCGACGGCGGGGCCGGCGACGGCGCGGAGGACGAGGGCCCCATCGAGCCGCCGCTGCCGCCGCTGCACCAGGAGGCGTACGACGCCATCGAGCGCGACGACCTCGACGCGGCCGCGGACGCCTACCGGCGGGCGCTCGCGGAGGCCCCGGCCGACGAGGACGCCCGCCTCGGCCTGGCGCAGGTCGAGCTGCTGCGCCGCACGAGCGGCGTCGACCTGCAGCAGGCGCGGGCCGCGGCCGCCGCGGACGCCGCCGACGTCGACGCGGCCCTGCTCGTCGCGGACCTCGACGTCCTCGGCGGCCACGTCGAGGACGCCTTCCGCCGGCTCGTCGCGACGGTGCGCGCCACGTCCGGCGACGAGCGCGACCGCGTCCGCGTCCGCCTCGTCGAGCTCTTCGAGGTCGTCGGCGCGGCCGACCCGCGTGTCGTCGCCGCCCGCCGCGCCCTCGCGTCCGCGCTCTTCTGA
- the glpK gene encoding glycerol kinase GlpK, which produces MTESTSSARYVVAIDQGTTSTRAIVFDHAGTIVSTGQLEHEQIFPRAGWVEHDPAEIWRNTREVIGQALSRADITRHDVAAVGITNQRETTVVWDKNTGEPVYNAIVWQDVRTQPIVDRLAADGGVDRFRQVCGLPLNPYFAGTKIMWVLENVEGARERAEAGDLLFGTTDSWVLWNLTGGTDGGVHLTDVTNASRTLFMDLRTLQWDDDVLAAMDIPRAMLPEIRSSSEVYGTVRASSLLRETPIAGILGDQQAATFGQAAFSPGEAKNTYGTGNFLIVNTGEDLVFSDNGLLTTMAYRLGDAKPVYALEGAIAVTGSLVQWLRDNLGLVSSASEIEALAGSVEDNGGVYVVPAFSGLFAPYWRGDARGAVVGLTRYVTKAHIARAALEATAFQTREVLDAADADSGVPLTELRVDGGMVVNDLLMQFQADVLGVPVVRPVVAETTALGAAYAAGLAVGFWSDLDEVRANWAEDKRWEPQMEEAERERVLRLWKKAVTRTFDWVDDDVR; this is translated from the coding sequence ATGACCGAGAGCACCAGCAGCGCCCGCTACGTCGTCGCCATCGACCAGGGCACGACGAGCACCCGCGCCATCGTCTTCGACCACGCGGGCACCATCGTCTCCACCGGCCAGCTGGAGCACGAGCAGATCTTCCCCCGCGCCGGCTGGGTCGAGCACGACCCCGCCGAGATCTGGCGCAACACCCGGGAGGTCATCGGCCAGGCCCTGTCCCGCGCCGACATCACCCGGCACGACGTGGCCGCGGTCGGCATCACCAACCAGCGCGAGACGACCGTCGTCTGGGACAAGAACACCGGCGAGCCGGTCTACAACGCCATCGTCTGGCAGGACGTGCGCACCCAGCCGATCGTCGACCGGCTCGCGGCCGACGGCGGCGTCGACCGCTTCCGCCAGGTCTGCGGGCTCCCGCTCAACCCGTACTTCGCCGGCACGAAGATCATGTGGGTCCTCGAGAACGTCGAGGGCGCCCGCGAGCGGGCCGAGGCGGGCGACCTCCTCTTCGGCACCACCGACTCGTGGGTGCTGTGGAACCTCACCGGCGGCACCGACGGCGGCGTCCACCTCACCGACGTCACCAACGCCTCGCGCACCCTCTTCATGGACCTGCGCACGCTGCAGTGGGACGACGACGTCCTCGCCGCCATGGACATCCCCCGGGCGATGCTCCCGGAGATCCGCTCGTCGTCCGAGGTCTACGGCACCGTCCGGGCGTCGAGCCTGCTCCGCGAGACGCCGATCGCCGGCATCCTCGGCGACCAGCAGGCGGCCACCTTCGGCCAGGCGGCCTTCTCGCCCGGCGAGGCCAAGAACACCTACGGCACCGGCAACTTCCTCATCGTCAACACCGGCGAGGACCTCGTCTTCAGCGACAACGGGCTCCTCACGACGATGGCGTACCGCCTCGGCGACGCGAAGCCCGTGTACGCCCTCGAGGGGGCCATCGCCGTCACCGGCTCCCTCGTGCAGTGGCTGCGCGACAACCTCGGGCTCGTCTCCTCCGCCTCGGAGATCGAGGCCCTCGCGGGCTCGGTCGAGGACAACGGCGGCGTGTACGTCGTCCCGGCGTTCTCCGGCCTCTTCGCCCCGTACTGGCGCGGCGACGCGCGCGGCGCCGTGGTCGGCCTCACGCGCTACGTCACGAAGGCGCACATCGCGCGGGCCGCGCTGGAGGCCACCGCCTTCCAGACCCGCGAGGTCCTGGACGCCGCGGACGCCGACTCCGGCGTGCCCCTGACGGAGCTGCGCGTCGACGGCGGCATGGTCGTCAACGACCTGCTCATGCAGTTCCAGGCGGACGTCCTCGGCGTGCCCGTGGTGCGCCCCGTCGTCGCCGAGACGACGGCGCTCGGCGCGGCCTACGCGGCCGGCCTGGCCGTCGGCTTCTGGTCCGACCTCGACGAGGTGCGCGCCAACTGGGCCGAGGACAAGCGGTGGGAGCCCCAGATGGAGGAGGCCGAGCGCGAGCGCGTGCTGCGCCTGTGGAAGAAGGCCGTCACCCGCACGTTCGACTGGGTCGACGACGACGTGCGCTGA
- a CDS encoding sugar-binding transcriptional regulator yields MPVDDDDLERVARRYWIDRVTMDVVAREEGVSRSTVSRMLDAARARGIVTVTVAPVHGRAPALAAALGDRFGVEAVVAPVPEGATELARLEAVADATAGLLGDLMGSGLVLGVAWGTTTSAVARHLVARSTVDAHVVQLNGAANSRSTGLGYAGEVIDRFGAAWGAEVHQFPVPAFFDAAATRRAMWRERSVQGVLALQQRCDVALFGVGAVAGGVPSRVYTAGYLTDADRLSLAEEHVVGDVCTVFLRADGSWQGVPLNARSSGPPPPVLRRIPRRVCAVAGTGKVPALAAALAAGLVTDLVVDGSTARRLLSHR; encoded by the coding sequence GTGCCGGTCGACGACGACGACCTCGAGCGGGTGGCCCGCCGCTACTGGATCGACCGCGTCACCATGGACGTCGTCGCGCGGGAGGAGGGCGTCTCGCGCAGCACCGTCTCCCGGATGCTCGACGCGGCGCGTGCCCGGGGCATCGTCACGGTGACGGTCGCCCCCGTGCACGGACGTGCGCCGGCGCTGGCCGCCGCGCTCGGCGACCGCTTCGGGGTCGAGGCCGTCGTGGCCCCCGTCCCGGAGGGCGCGACCGAGCTCGCCCGGCTCGAGGCGGTGGCCGACGCGACGGCGGGGCTGCTCGGCGACCTCATGGGCAGCGGGCTCGTGCTCGGCGTCGCCTGGGGGACGACGACGAGCGCCGTCGCCCGCCACCTCGTGGCCCGCTCGACGGTCGACGCCCACGTCGTCCAGCTCAACGGCGCGGCCAACTCGCGCAGCACCGGGCTCGGCTACGCGGGGGAGGTCATCGACCGCTTCGGCGCCGCGTGGGGCGCCGAGGTGCACCAGTTCCCGGTGCCGGCCTTCTTCGACGCCGCCGCCACCCGGCGGGCGATGTGGCGCGAGCGGAGCGTCCAGGGCGTCCTCGCGCTGCAGCAGCGCTGCGACGTCGCGCTGTTCGGCGTCGGCGCCGTCGCCGGCGGCGTCCCGAGCCGCGTGTACACCGCGGGCTACCTCACCGACGCCGACCGGCTGTCCCTCGCGGAGGAGCACGTCGTCGGCGACGTCTGCACCGTCTTCCTGCGCGCGGACGGCAGCTGGCAGGGCGTGCCGCTCAACGCGCGCTCGAGCGGCCCGCCGCCGCCGGTGCTGCGCCGCATCCCCCGCCGCGTCTGCGCCGTGGCGGGCACGGGCAAGGTGCCCGCGCTGGCCGCCGCGCTCGCGGCCGGGCTCGTCACCGACCTCGTCGTCGACGGCTCGACCGCCCGTCGCCTCCTGTCCCACCGCTGA